A genomic window from Flavobacterium azooxidireducens includes:
- a CDS encoding T9SS type B sorting domain-containing protein, producing the protein MGQGFDWVYATKGVVGQDLIPGSPVTHLVTNSSNHIYAIGRHNGHSDFGDGQEEIFFSTGSITSGFLVKLDESKNILWAKNWKLGGHYLFTSIKLDENENIFISGSTRPHVSTLYFDPNPPNPFFPNILSPTYEDLSKDQIYGFVLKLDKYGNYIDTILFEDTFIYDIELDSNNDLVAVGYTILYSDNIFIDHIVEWGYITKLDNNLTTIWEKTFDNQNSNSYNGLSEIEIDSQNNIYCTGFYRNNFMFGNTVLEQVPADEYITSEFILKLLPNLDENWIIDLLDYSVTKMKIDESDTIFFSANYTEPFSIQFNNTNISDLPPSNDLSYNSVLFKADTNGNHIWNTPLFGPGDQRLMDFTFNNLGELIMPIKSKYNQLFYRNEDTTIEVENASALLLKANLNGELIDYKLLFENTIEDRVNVNTVSTDTEDNILLGGYFSRETDFDPHPFNDYILSTDIFEIEDTGWFYYETRAYVLKLTNCDIVPLFEDTYEFCFGTTPNPVIADIKPKALNVKWYSSMVSSTPLSDDFEVIDGQTYFYENIVENCPNFERLPVIMTIFVPPPPVFNTLQPCYVEDLMLSDLSIEGQNITFYDSIDGDSIPSSTAIIPETTYYVSQTINECESERIPIIISDLLGASLNQYTLTFCKEDEEGVFEVINLSDYNNFFLPSGALASDFDFSYHNSFEDANGNLNLITNYQNYQVTNQTIFIRIYSEQNSCFKITELVIQFSTPPTIENIITEDWTDSNNTITVLPNDENFWYSLDGITYQNSNYFENVLAGEYNIYIKNESNCVGIAEKIYLLNYPKFFTPNGDGLNDQWRVKFSEFQELFQVEIYDRYGKFIKSFDKNSIGWDGKHNGINLPSSDYWFKIIRISDKEIIYRGHFSLKR; encoded by the coding sequence TTGGGACAAGGGTTTGATTGGGTATATGCTACGAAAGGTGTGGTTGGCCAAGATCTTATTCCTGGTTCGCCTGTAACACATTTGGTTACGAATAGTAGTAATCATATTTATGCAATAGGGAGACATAATGGTCATTCTGATTTTGGAGATGGTCAAGAAGAAATTTTTTTTAGCACAGGATCTATAACATCCGGTTTCTTAGTAAAATTAGACGAAAGCAAAAATATTTTATGGGCTAAGAATTGGAAACTAGGCGGTCATTACCTCTTTACTTCAATAAAGTTAGATGAGAACGAAAATATTTTCATCAGTGGATCTACTCGACCACATGTTTCAACATTATATTTTGATCCAAACCCTCCAAATCCATTTTTCCCAAATATATTGTCACCAACCTATGAAGACTTGTCAAAAGATCAAATTTATGGGTTTGTTTTGAAATTAGATAAATATGGTAATTATATAGACACTATTTTATTTGAAGACACTTTTATTTACGATATTGAATTAGATAGTAATAATGATTTAGTTGCTGTTGGATACACAATTTTATATAGCGATAATATATTTATCGATCACATAGTCGAATGGGGTTATATTACCAAATTAGACAATAATTTAACTACTATCTGGGAGAAAACATTTGATAATCAAAATAGTAACTCTTATAATGGTTTGTCAGAAATTGAGATAGATAGCCAAAATAATATCTATTGTACTGGTTTTTATCGCAACAATTTTATGTTTGGTAATACAGTTTTAGAGCAAGTTCCGGCTGATGAATATATTACTTCAGAGTTCATATTAAAGTTACTTCCTAATCTAGATGAAAATTGGATTATAGATTTGTTGGATTATAGTGTTACTAAAATGAAAATAGATGAATCAGATACTATTTTCTTCTCAGCAAATTATACAGAACCTTTCTCTATACAATTTAATAATACCAATATAAGTGATTTACCTCCTAGTAATGACTTAAGTTATAATTCGGTGTTGTTTAAAGCAGACACAAATGGAAATCATATTTGGAACACTCCTTTATTTGGTCCCGGAGATCAAAGGCTAATGGATTTCACCTTTAACAATCTTGGTGAATTGATTATGCCAATAAAGTCAAAGTATAATCAATTATTCTATAGGAATGAAGACACAACTATAGAAGTAGAAAATGCATCAGCATTATTGCTGAAAGCAAACTTGAATGGAGAATTGATTGATTATAAACTATTATTTGAAAATACAATTGAAGATCGTGTAAATGTTAATACAGTTAGTACCGACACAGAAGACAATATACTGTTAGGAGGTTATTTTAGTCGAGAAACCGATTTTGACCCACATCCGTTTAATGATTATATTTTATCTACAGATATATTTGAAATCGAAGATACGGGATGGTTTTATTATGAAACAAGAGCTTACGTTTTAAAACTCACTAACTGTGATATTGTCCCTCTGTTTGAAGACACTTACGAATTTTGTTTCGGCACAACTCCAAATCCTGTAATTGCAGACATCAAACCAAAAGCGTTAAATGTCAAATGGTATAGTTCGATGGTGTCTTCAACGCCTTTAAGTGATGATTTTGAAGTAATTGACGGACAGACCTATTTTTATGAAAACATTGTTGAAAATTGTCCCAATTTTGAAAGATTGCCCGTAATAATGACCATTTTCGTTCCGCCACCTCCAGTTTTTAATACTTTGCAACCTTGTTATGTTGAAGATTTAATGTTATCGGATTTATCAATAGAAGGACAAAACATAACCTTTTATGATTCGATCGATGGAGATTCAATTCCTTCTTCTACAGCAATTATTCCAGAAACCACCTATTATGTGAGCCAAACCATTAATGAATGTGAAAGTGAACGCATTCCAATCATTATTTCAGATCTTTTAGGAGCCAGCCTAAATCAATATACACTGACCTTTTGTAAAGAAGACGAAGAGGGTGTTTTTGAAGTTATCAATCTTTCTGATTACAACAATTTCTTCCTTCCTTCAGGTGCATTAGCGTCTGATTTTGATTTTAGTTATCATAATTCTTTTGAGGATGCCAATGGAAATTTGAACCTAATTACCAATTATCAAAACTATCAAGTTACGAATCAAACTATTTTTATCAGAATATATTCTGAACAAAATTCTTGTTTTAAAATAACGGAATTAGTCATACAATTTTCAACACCTCCAACCATCGAAAATATCATCACAGAAGATTGGACTGATAGTAATAACACCATTACAGTTTTACCAAACGATGAAAATTTCTGGTATTCTTTAGATGGGATAACTTACCAAAATAGCAATTATTTTGAAAATGTATTAGCCGGAGAATACAACATTTATATCAAAAATGAATCAAACTGCGTGGGTATAGCAGAAAAAATTTATTTGCTTAATTATCCAAAGTTTTTCACCCCAAATGGTGATGGACTGAATGATCAATGGAGAGTTAAGTTTTCTGAATTTCAAGAGCTATTTCAAGTAGAAATCTACGACAGATACGGAAAATTCATTAAATCGTTTGATAAAAATAGTATCGGTTGGGATGGAAAACACAATGGAATTAATCTTCCTTCAAGTGATTATTGGTTTAAAATAATCCGAATATCAGACAAAGAAATCATTTATCGTGGGCATTTTTCTTTAAAAAGGTAA
- a CDS encoding alpha/beta fold hydrolase, with the protein MKPKTTLYKNTKINYTDTGKGTAVVLLHGFLENLGMWNAFIDEFSKKNRIIAIDLLGHGDTECLGYVHTMEDQADMAHEVLHELKIRKAVFIGHSMGGYVALAFAELYPDNVKGLVLLNSTSRADSEERKTNRDRAILAVKQNYSSFIRMSIANLFSEDNRERLADKIEEVRNEALKTPLQGIVAALEGMKIRNDREVLLHFSPYPILLILGKKDGVLNYKDSIEQIENTKVELVSFPDGHMSHIENEAELKAVLLRFIKKI; encoded by the coding sequence TTGAAACCTAAAACAACCCTCTACAAAAACACCAAAATCAACTATACCGACACAGGAAAAGGAACGGCTGTGGTTTTACTTCACGGTTTTCTGGAAAATTTAGGAATGTGGAATGCGTTTATAGATGAATTTTCAAAGAAAAATCGCATCATTGCGATCGATTTATTGGGTCACGGCGATACAGAATGTTTAGGTTACGTCCACACCATGGAAGACCAAGCCGATATGGCACATGAAGTGTTGCATGAACTAAAAATCAGAAAAGCAGTTTTTATCGGGCATTCGATGGGTGGTTATGTGGCGTTGGCTTTCGCCGAATTGTATCCGGATAACGTGAAAGGATTGGTTTTGTTGAATTCGACTTCGCGTGCCGATAGTGAGGAACGCAAAACAAATCGAGATCGGGCAATTTTGGCTGTGAAACAAAATTATTCTTCTTTTATACGAATGTCGATTGCAAATTTATTTAGCGAAGATAATCGGGAACGCTTAGCCGATAAAATTGAAGAAGTTCGTAACGAAGCTTTAAAAACACCACTTCAAGGCATTGTTGCCGCATTAGAAGGCATGAAAATTCGCAACGACAGAGAGGTTTTGTTGCATTTTTCACCTTATCCAATTTTGTTAATTTTAGGTAAAAAAGATGGTGTGTTGAACTACAAAGACAGCATTGAACAAATTGAAAACACAAAAGTAGAATTGGTTTCTTTTCCGGATGGACACATGAGTCACATTGAAAATGAAGCGGAATTGAAAGCTGTTTTGCTTAGATTTATAAAGAAAATCTAA